In Candidatus Krumholzibacteriia bacterium, the following are encoded in one genomic region:
- the kdsA gene encoding 3-deoxy-8-phosphooctulonate synthase — protein sequence MAREFVIGGDAGTPARVGGQAPLLVIAGPCVIESADQALRTAATLAQLCRGLELGFVFKSSYLKDNRTAVDSPVGPGLEEGLRVLERVRAEIGVPVLSDVHERGEIAAAAQVLDVLQIPAFLCRQTRLLLEAAATGRCVNVKKGQFLAPDDVEHLVRKYEARGSGGLLLTERGTTFGYGNLVVDMRSLAILRRFGHPVVFDVTHSLQRPGGAGRESGGEREFAPVLARAACAAGVDALFLEAHPEPERAWSDRHTQIPLPAVPALLAEAREFHETRRRSQQTQH from the coding sequence ATGGCGCGGGAATTCGTCATCGGCGGCGATGCCGGCACGCCGGCACGCGTGGGCGGGCAGGCGCCGTTGCTGGTCATCGCCGGTCCCTGCGTCATCGAGAGCGCCGACCAAGCGCTGCGCACCGCCGCCACCCTGGCCCAGCTCTGTCGCGGCTTGGAGCTGGGTTTCGTCTTCAAGTCGAGCTACCTGAAGGACAATCGTACCGCCGTGGATTCCCCGGTGGGCCCCGGGTTGGAAGAAGGCTTGCGCGTGCTGGAGCGAGTGCGCGCCGAGATCGGCGTGCCGGTGCTCTCGGATGTGCACGAACGCGGCGAGATCGCCGCGGCGGCCCAGGTTCTGGACGTGCTGCAGATCCCGGCGTTCCTCTGCCGCCAGACCCGCTTGCTGCTGGAAGCGGCGGCCACCGGGCGGTGCGTGAACGTGAAGAAGGGGCAGTTCCTCGCCCCCGACGATGTGGAGCACTTGGTGCGCAAATACGAGGCTCGCGGCAGCGGCGGTCTCCTGCTCACCGAGCGCGGCACCACCTTCGGCTACGGCAACCTGGTGGTGGACATGCGCAGCCTCGCCATCCTGCGTCGCTTCGGGCATCCCGTGGTCTTCGATGTCACCCACAGCTTGCAGCGGCCCGGTGGCGCCGGCCGCGAAAGCGGCGGCGAGCGCGAATTCGCCCCCGTGCTGGCGCGGGCGGCGTGCGCCGCTGGCGTCGACGCCCTCTTCTTGGAAGCCCATCCGGAGCCGGAACGCGCCTGGAGCGACCGGCACACCCAGATTCCCTTGCCGGCGGTGCCAGCGCTGCTCGCCGAGGCGCGGGAGTTCCACGAGACGCGCCGTCGCAGCCAGCAAACGCAACACTAG
- a CDS encoding Rne/Rng family ribonuclease, translating into MQKEIIVNSTPYEVRIAILEDKELVELLIERAENKRMVGDIFKGVVTAVLPGIQAAFVDIGAEKAAFLHVSDLVDPSDDEEEPGERRRGGDNRQLPAIQDVLKRGMEILVQVTKEPIATKGPRITTQISLPGRYAVIMPNADHVGVSRKIEERAERVRLKALVEEFKPQGCGLIVRTVGEGVERRALEVDVENLVHLWKRIQEKAAAAPAPSLVHEDVGLVIGLVRDILNENVSLLVLDDRKAHEQLTAYLKDIAPDMLRQVKLYEEPMPIFDRYGVESEIDKTLDRKVWLKKGGYVVIEQTEALVSVDVNTGRFTGKKNQEETILKTNMLAAREIARQLRLRDIGGIIVIDFIDMESEANKRRVFQELRSALKQDRAKTKAFQVSDLGLVEMSRQRVRPSLYHFMSDQCSYCESTGHVLSLDSIANRIERMLRRVSHYTRARELRLQASPRLVLFLREERWQRLRELMQVTGVMVDLVDDPRLHREDFRLVSVESGEDLMRFVSHLRGNGDARPGPPDLGPRRRPAPLRGRRGPAPAGVASGEAGPVARPDVARPEPARPPERRRPNGDPGRRGGPPREGYGSGGSGGRRRRGGRGRGRRGRPYLEDNPRLNEAGTRTAEPSQGPPSPSGLTDGPPD; encoded by the coding sequence ATGCAAAAGGAAATCATCGTCAACTCGACGCCCTACGAGGTTCGCATCGCCATCCTCGAAGACAAGGAGCTGGTTGAACTCCTCATCGAACGCGCCGAAAACAAGCGCATGGTGGGGGACATCTTCAAGGGCGTGGTGACCGCCGTTCTTCCGGGTATCCAAGCCGCATTCGTGGACATCGGGGCCGAGAAGGCCGCCTTCCTGCACGTTTCCGACCTCGTCGATCCCAGCGACGACGAGGAAGAGCCAGGCGAACGCCGCCGCGGTGGCGACAATCGCCAGCTCCCCGCCATCCAGGACGTTCTGAAACGGGGCATGGAGATCCTCGTCCAGGTGACGAAGGAGCCCATCGCCACCAAGGGCCCACGCATCACCACGCAGATCTCGCTCCCCGGGCGCTACGCCGTGATCATGCCCAACGCCGATCACGTGGGCGTCTCCCGCAAGATCGAGGAGCGCGCCGAGCGCGTGCGCCTGAAGGCCCTGGTGGAGGAGTTCAAGCCCCAAGGCTGCGGCCTCATCGTCCGCACCGTCGGCGAGGGGGTGGAACGCCGCGCCTTGGAAGTGGACGTGGAGAACCTGGTGCACCTGTGGAAGCGCATCCAGGAAAAGGCGGCGGCGGCGCCGGCCCCGAGCCTGGTGCACGAAGACGTCGGCTTGGTCATCGGCCTGGTGCGGGACATCCTGAACGAGAACGTCAGCCTCCTGGTGCTGGACGACCGCAAGGCCCACGAGCAGCTCACCGCCTATCTCAAGGACATCGCTCCGGACATGCTGCGTCAGGTCAAGCTGTACGAGGAACCCATGCCGATCTTCGACCGCTACGGGGTGGAGAGCGAGATCGACAAGACCCTGGACCGCAAGGTGTGGTTGAAGAAGGGCGGTTACGTCGTCATCGAGCAGACCGAGGCGCTGGTCTCGGTGGACGTCAACACCGGCCGGTTCACGGGGAAGAAGAACCAAGAAGAGACCATCCTCAAGACCAACATGCTGGCGGCGCGGGAGATCGCCCGGCAGCTGCGGCTGCGGGACATCGGCGGCATCATCGTCATCGACTTCATCGACATGGAAAGCGAGGCCAACAAGAGGCGGGTCTTCCAGGAGCTGCGTTCCGCTCTGAAGCAGGACCGGGCCAAGACCAAGGCTTTCCAGGTCAGCGACCTGGGTCTGGTGGAGATGAGTCGCCAGCGCGTGCGCCCCAGCCTCTACCACTTCATGAGCGACCAGTGCTCCTACTGCGAGAGCACCGGGCACGTGCTCTCCCTCGACTCCATCGCCAACCGCATCGAGCGCATGCTCCGCCGGGTGAGCCACTACACCCGGGCGCGGGAGCTGCGCCTGCAGGCCAGCCCCAGGCTCGTGCTCTTCCTGCGCGAGGAGCGCTGGCAGCGCTTGCGCGAGCTCATGCAGGTGACCGGGGTGATGGTGGATCTCGTCGACGATCCGCGGCTGCACCGGGAGGACTTCCGCCTCGTGTCGGTGGAGAGCGGCGAGGACCTCATGCGCTTCGTCTCCCATCTGCGCGGCAACGGCGATGCACGGCCAGGCCCGCCGGACCTGGGACCGCGCCGGCGCCCGGCGCCGTTGCGGGGACGGCGCGGCCCGGCTCCGGCCGGAGTCGCGAGCGGTGAAGCCGGCCCGGTGGCGCGACCGGATGTGGCGCGGCCCGAGCCGGCGCGGCCGCCCGAGCGCCGGCGGCCGAACGGCGACCCCGGACGCCGCGGCGGGCCGCCGCGGGAGGGTTACGGCAGCGGCGGTAGCGGCGGCAGGCGGCGCCGCGGCGGGCGCGGGCGCGGCAGGCGGGGCCGGCCGTACCTGGAAGACAACCCGCGGCTGAACGAAGCCGGGACGCGGACTGCCGAGCCCAGCCAGGGCCCGCCGAGCCCCTCGGGCTTGACGGATGGCCCCCCGGATTGA
- a CDS encoding zf-HC2 domain-containing protein: MSCNLEHDQLLLFLRGALPAAAAAQVALHLETCPTCQAEPLLPPEFAGLLRQKLPPAPAANPAFSRRLRSAFGTGAAPGPAAAVPGAGGAAPWQRLLASPWTPRLAMVTVLACLVFLPVRSVLRAPALAEDSVQRHEAHARSFGGPVPRCCRDLHRGLGDRLEAPSAGAVVRDLRGAGLELVMVSQCGGGTPVNQICYRSGSGALFSLYISDGLAEKFQALHLRSEGGLRHARFRVHDSAVALWERRGLVYEWVGPHGSTEYDRALGLLQRLE; the protein is encoded by the coding sequence ATGAGTTGCAACCTGGAGCACGACCAGCTGCTCCTCTTCCTGCGTGGTGCCTTGCCCGCGGCGGCGGCGGCGCAGGTGGCGCTCCACCTGGAGACGTGCCCCACCTGCCAGGCAGAACCCTTGCTGCCCCCGGAGTTCGCCGGCTTGTTGCGCCAGAAGTTGCCGCCCGCGCCAGCGGCGAACCCGGCCTTCTCCCGCCGTCTGCGCTCCGCTTTCGGCACCGGAGCAGCGCCAGGGCCCGCGGCGGCGGTCCCGGGAGCCGGCGGTGCCGCACCCTGGCAGCGGCTGCTGGCCTCGCCGTGGACGCCGCGCCTCGCCATGGTCACGGTCCTTGCATGTCTGGTCTTCTTGCCCGTTCGCAGTGTGCTGCGGGCCCCGGCGCTGGCCGAGGATTCGGTCCAGCGCCACGAGGCGCACGCGCGCAGCTTCGGCGGCCCGGTGCCGCGATGCTGCCGCGACCTCCATCGTGGTCTCGGCGACCGCCTCGAGGCGCCATCGGCAGGTGCCGTGGTGCGGGACTTGCGGGGGGCTGGACTGGAGCTCGTCATGGTGAGCCAGTGCGGGGGAGGAACGCCGGTGAACCAGATCTGCTATCGCTCTGGCAGCGGCGCCCTCTTTTCGCTTTACATCAGCGACGGTTTGGCGGAAAAATTCCAGGCACTGCACCTGCGGAGCGAGGGCGGCCTGCGGCACGCCCGCTTTCGCGTGCACGACAGTGCGGTGGCTCTCTGGGAACGGCGCGGACTCGTCTACGAGTGGGTCGGCCCGCACGGAAGCACGGAGTATGACCGAGCGCTCGGCCTCTTGCAGCGCTTGGAGTGA
- the rpmA gene encoding 50S ribosomal protein L27: MAHKKGQGSTRNGRDSNPKYLGVKRGDGQQVRAGNILVRQRGTRIHAGDNVGSGRDHTLFALVDGRVVFERVGRERKAVRIETS, encoded by the coding sequence GTGGCACACAAAAAAGGTCAAGGTTCGACGCGCAACGGGCGCGACAGCAACCCGAAATACCTCGGCGTCAAGCGCGGCGACGGCCAGCAGGTGCGGGCTGGCAACATCCTGGTGCGCCAGCGCGGTACGCGCATCCACGCGGGCGACAATGTCGGCAGCGGGCGCGACCACACCCTGTTCGCTCTGGTCGACGGCCGCGTGGTCTTCGAGCGGGTCGGGCGCGAGCGCAAAGCGGTCCGCATCGAGACGAGCTGA
- a CDS encoding KpsF/GutQ family sugar-phosphate isomerase, with translation MDRPERRTLGHRRPAGGAVTAAGQDESEAAPGGSGAAASAAARQALQDAHLVFDKEIAGLRAVQQRLGASFVAAVDLLEACSGRVVVSGVGKSGIAAKKIAATLTSTGTPSFYLHPVEAAHGDLGLLAAGDVVVAVSYSGANEEFEELVTAAKRMHLPLLALTGNRESWIARASQLVIDCRVPEEACPLNLAPTASTTATLAVGDALAVALLQRRGFQPEDFAAVHPSGVLGRRLVLTVGEVMKRGEELPRVQPDTTLRNALFVMMEKRLGCVFVVDSGEKLLGIITDGDLKRILVRDAEGLQRPVHSVMVQGPKRIEAAALVVQALRRMEENPGGAITQLAVVDEEGRLLGAIHLHDIVRVGLATAPPP, from the coding sequence ATGGATCGGCCAGAGCGTCGCACCCTGGGCCACCGGCGTCCGGCCGGCGGGGCGGTCACCGCCGCCGGGCAGGATGAATCCGAGGCGGCGCCGGGTGGATCCGGCGCGGCAGCGAGTGCCGCCGCCCGTCAGGCGCTGCAGGACGCCCATCTCGTCTTCGACAAGGAAATCGCGGGCTTGCGCGCGGTGCAACAGCGCCTGGGTGCCTCGTTCGTGGCCGCCGTGGACCTCCTCGAGGCCTGCAGCGGCCGCGTCGTGGTTTCCGGTGTCGGCAAGTCCGGCATCGCGGCCAAGAAGATCGCCGCGACGCTGACGAGCACGGGAACGCCGAGTTTCTACCTGCATCCGGTGGAAGCAGCCCACGGCGACCTGGGGCTCCTCGCCGCTGGTGACGTGGTGGTCGCCGTCTCCTACAGCGGCGCCAACGAGGAATTCGAGGAGCTGGTGACGGCGGCGAAACGCATGCATCTCCCGCTCCTCGCGCTCACCGGGAATCGGGAATCCTGGATCGCTCGAGCGAGCCAACTGGTCATCGACTGCCGCGTTCCCGAGGAAGCCTGTCCCCTCAATTTGGCGCCCACCGCCAGCACCACGGCGACGCTCGCTGTGGGCGATGCCCTGGCGGTGGCGCTGCTGCAGCGTCGGGGCTTCCAGCCCGAGGACTTCGCCGCCGTGCATCCGAGCGGCGTTCTCGGCCGCCGCCTCGTTCTCACGGTGGGGGAGGTGATGAAGCGCGGCGAGGAACTGCCCCGGGTGCAGCCCGACACCACGCTGCGCAACGCCTTGTTCGTCATGATGGAGAAGCGCTTGGGCTGCGTCTTCGTCGTGGATTCGGGCGAGAAGCTGCTCGGGATCATCACCGATGGGGATCTGAAGCGCATCTTGGTGCGTGATGCCGAGGGGCTGCAGCGGCCGGTGCACAGCGTCATGGTCCAGGGGCCGAAGCGCATCGAGGCGGCAGCCCTGGTGGTGCAAGCGCTGCGGCGGATGGAGGAGAACCCCGGCGGCGCCATCACCCAGCTCGCGGTGGTGGATGAGGAGGGGAGGCTGCTCGGGGCCATCCATCTCCACGACATCGTCCGTGTGGGACTCGCCACGGCGCCGCCGCCTTGA
- a CDS encoding CTP synthase, whose translation MTRYVFITGGVVSSLGKGIVTASLGLLLKRRGLQVALQKFDPYLNVDPGTMSPFQHGEVFVTDDGTETDLDLGHYERFTDVNLGRQHNTTAGQIYESLIRKERRGDFLGHTVQVVPHVTDAIKERIRAAADGNDIVVTEIGGTVGDIEGLPFLEAVRQFRLEVGPRQCMNVHATLVPYIRAAKEVKTKPTQHSVATLRSIGLQPDVLLCRTEMALGEAVLRKIGLYCNVETRAVIAVPDVQSIYEVPLLLSEQELDAIVLERLGVEAQPLQLDSWRQMVQRLREIRDEVEIAVCGKYVQLQDAYKSIIEAFTHAGVENRVRVRIRWVSSEEVEGRGAAALLRGVSGVLVPGGFGERGIEGKIAACRWAREHRVPLFGICLGLQCAVIEFARNVLGLAEANSSEFAPTTPDPVIDLLPDQNGVVKGGTMRLGSYPCKLRAGSLAAAAYGTAEVHERHRHRWEVSPAYAERLAAAGMAISGVSPDGQLVEIVEIPEHPFFLAVQFHPELKSRPERPHPLFRRFVAAAKAQRDAGAPGAPEAAQAGLH comes from the coding sequence ATGACCAGGTACGTTTTCATCACCGGCGGTGTCGTTTCCTCCCTGGGGAAAGGAATCGTCACCGCCTCTCTCGGCCTGTTGCTCAAGCGCCGGGGGCTGCAGGTAGCGCTGCAGAAGTTCGACCCCTATCTGAACGTCGACCCCGGGACCATGAGTCCTTTCCAGCACGGCGAGGTGTTCGTCACCGACGACGGCACCGAGACCGATCTCGATCTGGGCCACTACGAGCGCTTCACCGATGTCAACCTCGGGCGTCAGCACAACACCACGGCAGGACAGATCTACGAGTCCCTCATCCGCAAGGAGCGCCGCGGCGATTTCCTCGGACACACGGTGCAGGTCGTGCCGCACGTCACCGATGCGATCAAAGAACGCATCCGCGCCGCCGCCGACGGCAACGACATCGTGGTCACCGAGATCGGCGGCACCGTGGGCGACATCGAGGGCCTGCCCTTCCTGGAAGCCGTGCGCCAGTTCCGCCTCGAGGTGGGACCGCGGCAGTGCATGAACGTGCACGCCACCTTGGTGCCCTACATTCGGGCCGCCAAGGAAGTGAAGACCAAGCCGACGCAGCACAGCGTCGCCACCTTGCGCTCCATCGGGCTGCAGCCCGACGTGCTGCTCTGCCGCACCGAGATGGCGCTCGGCGAAGCGGTGTTGCGCAAGATCGGCCTCTATTGCAACGTCGAGACCCGTGCCGTCATCGCCGTCCCGGACGTGCAATCCATTTACGAGGTGCCGCTCTTGCTCTCCGAGCAGGAGCTCGACGCCATCGTCCTGGAGCGACTGGGCGTGGAAGCGCAGCCCCTGCAGCTGGACTCCTGGCGGCAGATGGTGCAGCGCCTGCGCGAGATCCGCGACGAAGTGGAGATCGCCGTCTGTGGCAAGTACGTGCAGCTGCAGGACGCCTACAAGAGCATCATCGAGGCCTTCACCCACGCCGGGGTGGAGAATCGCGTCCGGGTCCGCATCCGCTGGGTGAGCTCGGAGGAAGTGGAGGGTCGGGGCGCCGCCGCACTGCTGCGCGGGGTGAGCGGGGTTCTCGTCCCCGGCGGTTTCGGCGAGCGGGGAATCGAGGGCAAGATCGCCGCTTGTCGTTGGGCGCGAGAGCACCGGGTGCCGCTCTTCGGCATCTGCTTGGGGCTGCAGTGCGCGGTGATCGAGTTCGCCCGCAACGTCCTCGGTCTCGCCGAAGCCAACAGCTCCGAGTTCGCTCCCACCACTCCGGATCCGGTCATCGATCTCCTGCCGGACCAGAACGGGGTCGTGAAAGGCGGCACCATGCGACTCGGGAGCTACCCTTGCAAGCTGCGCGCGGGGTCGCTGGCGGCCGCAGCCTACGGCACCGCGGAGGTGCACGAACGCCACCGGCATCGCTGGGAAGTGAGCCCGGCCTACGCCGAACGTCTCGCCGCTGCGGGGATGGCGATCTCCGGCGTGTCTCCCGACGGTCAGCTGGTCGAGATCGTCGAGATCCCCGAGCATCCATTCTTCCTGGCGGTCCAGTTCCACCCGGAGCTGAAGAGCCGGCCCGAACGCCCGCACCCGCTCTTCCGGCGCTTCGTGGCCGCCGCCAAGGCGCAGCGTGATGCCGGCGCCCCCGGAGCGCCCGAAGCGGCGCAGGCGGGTCTGCACTGA
- a CDS encoding DUF933 domain-containing protein, which produces MRVGFLGLQGAGKSTLFAAVAGRAPGRGTAPTATGVVRVPDARVERLSALFAPAKTTFAEIVFLDPAVERGADGPVLPEPMLAAVRDVDVLVLVVRAFEAPEVPRPRGSVSASADLQCLEEELVLRDLERVDTRLRRLTKEGKKPETAAERQLLEKVRTALESEIPLREGAWSEAEQVRLRGFQFLSLKPALVVWNVGEEDLQAPPPLPETRPGRQALVLSARIESELAALEAAERQEYLASLGLVEEARDAFVRRAFHLLDLICFFTVGEDEVRAWQVRRGAQAPEAAGKIHSDLQKGFIRAEVIHYDEFLRVGSLGAAREQGVLRLEGKQYVVQDGDIMHVRHS; this is translated from the coding sequence GTGCGCGTCGGTTTCCTGGGCTTGCAAGGCGCGGGGAAGAGCACCCTCTTCGCCGCCGTCGCCGGCCGCGCCCCGGGGCGCGGCACGGCGCCGACCGCGACGGGCGTGGTGCGCGTCCCGGATGCGCGGGTGGAGCGCTTGTCCGCCCTCTTCGCGCCCGCTAAGACCACCTTCGCCGAGATCGTGTTTCTCGATCCCGCCGTCGAACGCGGCGCCGACGGGCCGGTCTTGCCCGAACCGATGCTGGCGGCCGTGCGCGACGTGGACGTCCTCGTGCTCGTGGTGCGCGCCTTCGAGGCGCCGGAGGTGCCGCGACCGCGAGGCTCGGTCTCCGCCAGCGCGGACCTGCAGTGCTTGGAAGAGGAGCTCGTTCTCCGCGACCTGGAGCGCGTGGACACCCGTCTGCGGCGCTTGACGAAGGAGGGCAAGAAACCCGAGACGGCAGCGGAACGGCAGCTACTGGAGAAGGTGCGAACCGCGCTGGAAAGCGAGATCCCTCTGCGTGAGGGGGCGTGGAGCGAGGCCGAGCAAGTGCGCCTGCGGGGCTTCCAGTTCCTCAGTCTGAAGCCGGCGCTGGTGGTGTGGAACGTGGGTGAGGAAGATCTGCAGGCGCCGCCACCGCTGCCGGAGACGCGGCCGGGGCGGCAGGCACTGGTGCTCTCTGCCCGCATCGAAAGCGAGCTGGCCGCCTTGGAGGCGGCGGAACGACAGGAGTACCTGGCCTCCTTGGGCCTGGTGGAAGAGGCGCGGGACGCCTTCGTGCGCCGCGCCTTCCATCTCCTCGACCTCATCTGCTTCTTCACCGTCGGGGAGGACGAAGTGCGCGCCTGGCAGGTGCGGCGCGGGGCCCAGGCGCCGGAGGCGGCGGGCAAGATCCACTCGGACCTGCAGAAGGGCTTCATCCGAGCCGAGGTGATCCACTACGATGAGTTCCTCCGGGTCGGGAGCCTCGGCGCGGCGCGAGAGCAAGGCGTGCTCCGACTCGAAGGCAAACAGTACGTGGTGCAGGACGGCGACATCATGCACGTGCGGCATTCCTGA
- the rplU gene encoding 50S ribosomal protein L21, giving the protein MFAVVQIAGKQFEVRPEQRLRVPRLDAAPGAEVEFDHVLLVRSDAAMLTGAPTVEGARVTARVLEHSRERKIIVFRKRRRKDSKKRNGHRQPYSSIEIQAIRLP; this is encoded by the coding sequence GTGTTCGCAGTCGTTCAGATCGCAGGCAAGCAGTTCGAGGTGAGGCCCGAGCAGCGCCTCCGGGTGCCCCGGCTCGACGCCGCGCCGGGGGCTGAAGTGGAGTTCGACCACGTTCTCCTCGTCCGGAGCGACGCGGCCATGCTCACCGGCGCCCCGACGGTGGAGGGCGCGCGCGTCACCGCCCGGGTGCTGGAGCACTCGCGGGAGCGCAAGATCATCGTTTTCCGCAAGCGCCGGCGCAAGGATTCCAAGAAGCGCAACGGGCACCGGCAGCCGTATTCCTCCATCGAGATCCAGGCGATCCGACTGCCCTAG
- the kdsB gene encoding 3-deoxy-manno-octulosonate cytidylyltransferase produces MATRRHRAAVIPARFASTRFPGKPLALLAGKPMVVHVLERVHAAALFDTVCVATDDARIAAAVGAAGGEARLTSMAHRTGTERVAEVAAAFPSDAWVYNVQGDEPLLPPALLGELVRFVESQPQVEMATAAHPSTVVEDFHAPQVVKVVTDAAGKALYFSRAPLPHDDGGETTFLHHIGLYAFQRQTLLRFVSLAPGPLERRENLEQLRALEHGIPIHVLVTAHATRGVDTPADLKAVATRLQPSLESPGVPHI; encoded by the coding sequence ATGGCCACCCGACGCCACCGCGCCGCAGTGATCCCCGCCCGCTTCGCTTCCACCCGTTTCCCCGGCAAGCCCCTGGCGTTGCTCGCCGGCAAGCCCATGGTGGTGCACGTGCTCGAGCGCGTGCACGCCGCCGCTCTCTTCGACACGGTGTGCGTCGCCACCGACGACGCACGGATCGCCGCCGCCGTCGGTGCCGCCGGCGGGGAGGCGCGACTGACGAGCATGGCACACCGCACCGGGACCGAGCGCGTCGCCGAAGTGGCCGCGGCTTTCCCCTCCGATGCCTGGGTCTACAACGTGCAAGGCGACGAACCCTTGCTGCCCCCGGCATTGCTGGGCGAACTCGTGCGTTTCGTCGAGTCGCAGCCGCAGGTCGAGATGGCGACCGCGGCACATCCCAGCACCGTGGTGGAGGATTTCCACGCTCCGCAGGTGGTCAAGGTGGTGACCGACGCGGCCGGCAAGGCACTGTACTTTTCCCGCGCCCCTTTGCCCCATGACGACGGCGGGGAGACGACGTTCTTGCATCACATCGGCCTCTACGCTTTCCAGCGGCAGACGCTGCTCCGTTTCGTGAGCTTGGCCCCGGGCCCGCTGGAACGCCGGGAGAACCTGGAGCAGCTCCGGGCCCTGGAGCATGGCATCCCCATCCACGTGCTCGTTACCGCCCACGCCACACGGGGCGTGGATACGCCGGCCGACCTGAAAGCCGTTGCCACGCGCCTGCAGCCCTCCCTAGAATCGCCAGGAGTGCCGCACATTTGA
- a CDS encoding sigma-70 family RNA polymerase sigma factor translates to MAYEDEVARRRRFEAEALPHLEALYRTAVRLTRNTSDAEDLVQETYFKAYRFWDRYEPGTHCKAWLLKILTNTRINQAVKEAKQPPQVDFDAVAAAVPGAAPAPDETPNHGDLAAFAALLDDEFAAALEQLPEEFLLILLLYAEEGYAYKEIATILDIPIGTVMSRLFRARKLLQTALRGYARRRGVLKETNP, encoded by the coding sequence ATGGCGTACGAGGACGAGGTGGCGCGCCGGCGCCGCTTCGAGGCCGAGGCCTTGCCGCACCTGGAGGCCCTCTACCGCACCGCGGTGCGCCTGACGCGAAACACCAGCGATGCCGAGGACCTGGTCCAGGAAACCTACTTCAAGGCCTATCGCTTCTGGGATCGGTACGAGCCCGGCACCCATTGCAAGGCCTGGCTGCTCAAGATCCTGACGAACACGCGGATCAACCAGGCAGTCAAGGAGGCCAAGCAACCGCCGCAGGTCGATTTCGACGCGGTCGCGGCGGCGGTGCCTGGGGCGGCGCCAGCGCCGGACGAAACGCCGAACCACGGCGATCTGGCGGCTTTCGCCGCGCTCCTGGACGACGAGTTCGCCGCGGCCCTGGAGCAGTTGCCGGAAGAGTTCCTTCTGATACTCCTTCTCTACGCCGAGGAAGGGTACGCGTACAAGGAGATCGCCACGATCCTCGACATCCCGATCGGCACGGTGATGTCGCGCCTCTTCCGCGCGCGCAAACTGCTGCAAACGGCGCTCCGCGGCTACGCGCGCCGTCGCGGGGTGTTGAAGGAAACGAATCCATGA